TTCTTTCCTGAGAAACCTCCATCATCGTACCTTTTGGCCAATACTACCCAACCCTCTCTGCTCTTTATGTACTTTTCACATGCTACTCGCTGCGCATCTAAACTGTTAAACTTTTGTTCTAGACCGTCTTCATTTGACTTTCTCGTATATATCGTGCATCTTACTTCTTTTAGCATTTTCAACTTCCATTTTTATCACGCATTCCAAATAATAAAGGTCCGTTGTAACTCATTCCCATTATTTTTCCGGCTACTGCTGACAATGATGTGAAAAATTCTTCTCGGTAGATTAAACCCTTGTCTGTTACCATTACCGCATGTGTTTCTTCCCCTCTCTCTAATATTAGCTCTGTTCCTGCTACTGGCAATTTGTCACTACTTATTCTTTTTCCCTTCTCTAGTCGATCTGCCAGATACTCTAGTCTTTTTGACCCTTTTCTTGACATTTTTCCATATGCTTCCTCCTGCATTCTATATGATAGTCTTGGTATCAGATATTTCTTTGAATGTTTAGGTGCCTCTTCCCCATATACCTTCTTCCATATTTTTCTCAGTTCTGATAACGATTTTCTCTCTAATAACAACACTTCCTTTTCTACCATTTTCTTCCTTTTCTCAATCAACTTCCATAACCTTCTACTAATTCTCTCATGATCTCTTCGCTATTTCCCATATATGCCAAATCTATCGGTGTATATCCTTTATCATCTTTCTCATTTACATCTCCCCTGGCTTCTAATATTGCTCTTACGTTCTTTATCTCCCTCATAAATACTGCTCCGTGTAGTGGCGTCCTTCCTATATAATTTCTAGTATTTACATCTGATCCTGCTTTTATTAGCTCCCTTACCGTTTTTTCACAGCTCATCATGCTTGCACAATGTAATGCCGTATATCCTCCATCATTTTTAGCATTTACTTCTCCTCCTCCTTTTATCAGTGCCTTAATATTTTCTACCTTTCCCAGAAATGCTGCTAGGTGTAACGGTGTATCTCCGCTATTATTTTCTATATTTATTTCTGCTCCCCTTTCTATCAGTAACTTGACTACTTTTTCATCAGAGAATTGTGCTGCTAGATGCAATACTGTATTACCACCTTCGTCTTTTTCATTTATTACATAAAATGAATTCTTCTTTAATTTTTCCAATCTCTTATTTAAATTGAACATCTTAGTTACCCCACCCATTTACCACCTTAAGTCTGTCTCATTAATCATTTCATTCACTTGGCTTATTATCTTGCTTGCTAAATTTTGACATTCCTCCTTTATTAGTGATTTGTCTCTTTTCCTTATTTCTCCTATCTCTATTATTTTTAGCTCCGGCATGTAGCTTCCATTCAACATGTCTGCTATTTCTCCCACTAGCCCCTCTATTCCATAGCAGGTCAGTTCTCTACTTTTTGTTATTCCTCCTTTTTCTCTCAAAAATTTACTCGCCTTTTCACTCTCTTTGCTATCACATAGACGATACTTTTCACTTTCCCATATGTAATACATTGGCGTTGCTCCGTACTTATTCAGTTGATTAACTTCAGCTCCAGCCTTTACCAG
This sequence is a window from Wolbachia endosymbiont (group B) of Protocalliphora azurea. Protein-coding genes within it:
- a CDS encoding ankyrin repeat domain-containing protein produces the protein MGGVTKMFNLNKRLEKLKKNSFYVINEKDEGGNTVLHLAAQFSDEKVVKLLIERGAEINIENNSGDTPLHLAAFLGKVENIKALIKGGGEVNAKNDGGYTALHCASMMSCEKTVRELIKAGSDVNTRNYIGRTPLHGAVFMREIKNVRAILEARGDVNEKDDKGYTPIDLAYMGNSEEIMRELVEGYGS
- a CDS encoding DUF2924 domain-containing protein codes for the protein MVEKEVLLLERKSLSELRKIWKKVYGEEAPKHSKKYLIPRLSYRMQEEAYGKMSRKGSKRLEYLADRLEKGKRISSDKLPVAGTELILERGEETHAVMVTDKGLIYREEFFTSLSAVAGKIMGMSYNGPLLFGMRDKNGS
- a CDS encoding ankyrin repeat domain-containing protein encodes the protein MSFSKSKFFKEVSSNGFKNINKRNEEGETILHQAVEISDYKTVRLLIKKGAEVNARDKNGYTPLHCAVFAKSLENVKVLLRSGAEVNATQYVTGCTPLHSACKIGGAGVEIIKELVKAGAEVNQLNKYGATPMYYIWESEKYRLCDSKESEKASKFLREKGGITKSRELTCYGIEGLVGEIADMLNGSYMPELKIIEIGEIRKRDKSLIKEECQNLASKIISQVNEMINETDLRW